Proteins co-encoded in one Zalophus californianus isolate mZalCal1 chromosome 9, mZalCal1.pri.v2, whole genome shotgun sequence genomic window:
- the LOC113922268 gene encoding homeobox protein NANOG-like isoform X2, whose translation MDLRVQDSPDSSTSPRVKVPPTSGEERTVRKEDTAQGKKQKIRTVFSQAQLYVLNDRFQRQKYLSLQQMQELSNILNLSYKQVKTWFQNQRMKCKRWQKNHWPKESKSVTQHSNCTISRLLFLPPGIPEEHFWKPSTMEQPDLEQPVLEQPLLERPVLGQPLLERPVLGQPFLGQSDLVPPSLEQSAPELWRGIPAAPDPVPAKFHQRFGVHLSNFWGKP comes from the exons ATGGATCTGCGTGTTCAGGACAGCCCCGACTCCTCCACCAGTCCCAGGGTAAAAGTACCACCCACttctggggaggagagaacagTGAGGAAGGAAGATACGGCCCAGGGCAAGAAACAGAAGATCAGGACCGTGTTCTCTCAGGCCCAACTCTACGTCCTCAATGATCgatttcagagacagaaatacCTCAGTCTCCAGCAGATGCAAGAACTTTCCAACATTCTGAACCTTAGCTATAAGCAG GTGAAGACCTGGTTCCAGAACCAGAGAATGAAATGTAAGAGGTGGCAGAAAAACCATTGGCCAAAGGAGAGCAAGAGTGTGACTCAG CACAGCAACTGCACAATATCCAGGCTTCTATTCCTACCACCAGGGATACCTGAGGAACACTTCTGGAAACCTTCCACTATGGAGCAACCAGACCTGGAACAGCCAGTCTTGGAGCAACCACTCCTGGAACGGCCAGTCTTGGGGCAACCACTCCTGGAACGGCCAGTCTTGGGGCAACCATTCCTGGGCCAGTCAGACCTGGTGCCCCCAAGCCTGGAACAATCAGCTCCAGAACTGTGGAGAGGAATCCCTGCAGCCCCAGATCCAGTTCCAGCAAAATTCCATCAGCGATTTGGAGTCCATCTTAGCAACTTCTGGGGAAAGCCATAG
- the LOC113922268 gene encoding homeobox protein NANOG-like isoform X1, giving the protein MDLRVQDSPDSSTSPRVKVPPTSGEERTVRKEDTAQGKKQKIRTVFSQAQLYVLNDRFQRQKYLSLQQMQELSNILNLSYKQVKTWFQNQRMKCKRWQKNHWPKESKSVTQNSTATAQYPGFYSYHQGYLRNTSGNLPLWSNQTWNSQSWSNHSWNGQSWGNHSWNGQSWGNHSWASQTWCPQAWNNQLQNCGEESLQPQIQFQQNSISDLESILATSGESHSVIQQSAKYFSTQQIMDLFPNYSVNIEPEDV; this is encoded by the exons ATGGATCTGCGTGTTCAGGACAGCCCCGACTCCTCCACCAGTCCCAGGGTAAAAGTACCACCCACttctggggaggagagaacagTGAGGAAGGAAGATACGGCCCAGGGCAAGAAACAGAAGATCAGGACCGTGTTCTCTCAGGCCCAACTCTACGTCCTCAATGATCgatttcagagacagaaatacCTCAGTCTCCAGCAGATGCAAGAACTTTCCAACATTCTGAACCTTAGCTATAAGCAG GTGAAGACCTGGTTCCAGAACCAGAGAATGAAATGTAAGAGGTGGCAGAAAAACCATTGGCCAAAGGAGAGCAAGAGTGTGACTCAG AACAGCACAGCAACTGCACAATATCCAGGCTTCTATTCCTACCACCAGGGATACCTGAGGAACACTTCTGGAAACCTTCCACTATGGAGCAACCAGACCTGGAACAGCCAGTCTTGGAGCAACCACTCCTGGAACGGCCAGTCTTGGGGCAACCACTCCTGGAACGGCCAGTCTTGGGGCAACCATTCCTGGGCCAGTCAGACCTGGTGCCCCCAAGCCTGGAACAATCAGCTCCAGAACTGTGGAGAGGAATCCCTGCAGCCCCAGATCCAGTTCCAGCAAAATTCCATCAGCGATTTGGAGTCCATCTTAGCAACTTCTGGGGAAAGCCATAGTGTAATACAACAATCCGCTAAGTATTTTAGTACCCAGCAAATAATGGATTTGTTCCCAAATTACTCTGTGAACATAGAGCCTGAAGATGTGTGA